The segment TGATCACTTATATGCGTACCGACTCAGTAAATCTATCACAACTAGCAATACATACTAGTAAAGATGCAATTATTAAAATGTGGGGTGAGGAGTATTCTAAATCTCGCAATTTTGCAACCAAGAGTAAAGGTGCTCAGGAAGCCCACGAAGCGATTCGTCCTACCTATATGGAGAACTCATCTATTGATGGTAGTTCTCAAGAAAAACGCCTTTACGATTTAATATGGAAGCGCACGATAGCTTCTCAGATGGCTCCTGCAGAACTTGAGAAGACAACAGCTACTATAGGATCAGAAGGTGTGGATGGTAATTTTACTGCTACTGGAGAAGTTATTAAGTTTGACGGTTTTTTGCATGTATATCGAGAATCCTACGATGATGAAGATTTAGAACAGAGGGATGAGGCAGCAATTCTTCCTCCCTTAAAGGTTGGTCAAAATCTAGACTATCAAGGAATAATGGCGACTGAACGCTTTACTCAGCGCCCACCAAGGTACACGGAGGCTAGTTTGGTTCGTAAGATGGAGGAATTAGGAATTGGTCGTCCGTCAACTTATGCCCCAACTATTTCAACTATTCAGCAAAGGCAATATGTTGAAAAGGGAGATAAAGAAGGAGAAGAAAGAATTTATAACCTTTTAGTACTTAGAGATGGAGAAGTTTCTGATCAACAAGAAACTGAAATAGTAGGTCGTGAAAAGTCTAAGCTATTTCCTACAGATGTAGGCTGCGTAGTAAACGATTTCTTAACAGAATTCTTTCCAGGTATATTAGATTATAACTTTACAGCCAATATTGAAAAGCAATTTGATGAAATAGCTGCTGGTAAGGAAGAATGGACAGAGATGATGCATATATTCTACGAGAAATTCCATCCTGCTGTTGAGACAACAATGAATACCAAGATGGAACGTAAGGTAGGAGAGCGTCTTTTGGGTGATGATCCTAAGTCGGGAAAGCCTGTTTCTGTGAAGATAGGTAGATATGGACCTGTTGTTCAAATAGGTAGTGCTGATGATGAAGAAAAACCTCGTTTCTCTCAATTGAAAAAAGGTCAATCTATTGAAACTATTACTTTAGAGGAAGCCTTAGAATTATTTAAATTACCACGAACAGTAGGTGAGTTTGAAGATTCAGAAGTCATTATTGGAGCCGGAAGATTTGGTCCTTATGTGCGTCATGATGGTAAATATGTTTCAATTCCTAAAACTATGGATCCTCTTAAAATTACACTTGAGGAAAGCTTAGAGCTAATAAAGGCTAAGCGGGAAGAGGAAGCAAAACGTCATATTAAATCTTTTGAGGAAGAGCCTGAATTAGAAGTTAAGAATGGTAGATATGGTCCGTATATAGCTTATAAAGGTAAAAACTATAAGATACCTAAAGATATTGTTCCTCAAGATTTGAGTTTAGAGGCTTGTTTGGATATTGTTAAATTACAATCTGATAAATCGGCAAAACCTAAAAAAAGTCGAGCAAA is part of the Bacteroides coprosuis DSM 18011 genome and harbors:
- a CDS encoding DNA topoisomerase I (COGs: COG0550 Topoisomerase IA~InterProIPR006171:IPR003601:IPR003602:IPR013497:IPR 005733~KEGG: bfs:BF4217 putative DNA topoisomerase I~PFAM: DNA topoisomerase, type IA, central; Toprim domain~PRIAM: DNA topoisomerase~SMART: DNA topoisomerase, type IA, DNA-binding; DNA topoisomerase, type IA, domain 2; Toprim domain~SPTR: Putative DNA topoisomerase I;~TIGRFAM: DNA topoisomerase I, bacterial-type~IMG reference gene:2504106103~PFAM: Toprim domain; DNA topoisomerase~TIGRFAM: DNA topoisomerase I, bacterial); the protein is MQKNLVIVESPAKAKTIEKFLGEDFKVMSSYGHIRDLKKKEFSIDVDNNFEPAYEIPSDKKSLVAELKSEAKKANMVWLASDEDREGEAISWHLYEVLGLTPDKTKRIVFHEITKTAILKAIEEPRKIDENLVNAQQARRILDRIVGFELSPVLWRKVKPSLSAGRVQSVAVRLIVEREREIQDFKSTPSYRVTAVFLIPDEDGQMVEMKAELSKRLKTKKEAEAFLDSCKKAQFVIDDITTKPVRKNPAAPFTTSTLQQEAARKLGFTVAQTMMVAQRLYESGLITYMRTDSVNLSQLAIHTSKDAIIKMWGEEYSKSRNFATKSKGAQEAHEAIRPTYMENSSIDGSSQEKRLYDLIWKRTIASQMAPAELEKTTATIGSEGVDGNFTATGEVIKFDGFLHVYRESYDDEDLEQRDEAAILPPLKVGQNLDYQGIMATERFTQRPPRYTEASLVRKMEELGIGRPSTYAPTISTIQQRQYVEKGDKEGEERIYNLLVLRDGEVSDQQETEIVGREKSKLFPTDVGCVVNDFLTEFFPGILDYNFTANIEKQFDEIAAGKEEWTEMMHIFYEKFHPAVETTMNTKMERKVGERLLGDDPKSGKPVSVKIGRYGPVVQIGSADDEEKPRFSQLKKGQSIETITLEEALELFKLPRTVGEFEDSEVIIGAGRFGPYVRHDGKYVSIPKTMDPLKITLEESLELIKAKREEEAKRHIKSFEEEPELEVKNGRYGPYIAYKGKNYKIPKDIVPQDLSLEACLDIVKLQSDKSAKPKKSRAKKKTTTKTTKTAKSTAKTTTKAAAKETKSTKKKTTTKK